A part of Leptospira wolffii serovar Khorat str. Khorat-H2 genomic DNA contains:
- a CDS encoding ABC1 kinase family protein: MQKASVPNGNQLPKYSARGRYYRGSLFLWKKIFGLLWYYKFVRLFLSSEAREERETAFFRDLGLECRDFFLKMGGVYVKLGQYLACLSHLFPESFTEPLQDLQDRVPPHPFSEIKERFRKEFGKDIVEVFPDISEAPLASASIAQVHSATHKGRKVAIKILYPGIEEVISKDLKAVRKFLKRINRFLVSFDYKIVHKEVSKLVGRETDLRLEAESMERMARYFSEEPDYIFPKITSEWSGKSVLTAEFVEGVRITQAAALKKGQAKSRPVDLLIRAYILMVFEFRFYHADPHPGNMIYTADEKLCFIDFGAVGEIPPSQALTLRKIFLCAMAKDYPAVVEALDELGLVSKKADRDKLEEVVRYSLEKLSRFLSDTDSFRNIKFEQIHTPEDLKFLKEINSSLRELLRMVQLPTSLIPLERVLGLLVGVTATLDPYRTVLDYGEKPFKSLVMQGENQWQKVLVQEGGIWGQAVSLPGELLQAVKNLNRGKQAYKLPDLEAHTRKMYSLGHQILSGAFLLFGIHYGTDRMDRGLETQAWFGYGAAIFFGILLALSILRNKFSTKRNRQ, from the coding sequence ATGCAGAAAGCCTCCGTTCCTAACGGCAACCAACTCCCTAAATACTCCGCAAGAGGAAGATACTATAGAGGTAGTCTTTTTCTTTGGAAGAAAATATTCGGACTGCTATGGTATTATAAATTCGTAAGATTGTTTCTTTCTTCAGAAGCGAGAGAAGAAAGAGAAACCGCTTTCTTCCGGGATCTAGGATTGGAATGTAGGGACTTTTTCCTAAAAATGGGAGGAGTATACGTCAAGCTAGGCCAGTATCTCGCTTGTCTTTCCCATCTTTTTCCGGAGAGTTTTACGGAACCCTTGCAGGATCTTCAGGACCGGGTTCCTCCCCATCCTTTTTCCGAAATAAAGGAAAGATTCCGCAAGGAATTCGGAAAGGATATAGTTGAAGTGTTTCCGGATATTTCGGAAGCTCCCTTGGCCTCCGCTTCCATCGCTCAAGTACATTCCGCCACGCATAAGGGTCGCAAGGTAGCGATAAAGATTCTTTATCCTGGTATAGAAGAAGTCATATCCAAGGATCTTAAGGCGGTTCGAAAATTTTTAAAGAGGATCAATCGCTTCTTAGTTTCCTTCGATTATAAAATCGTTCATAAGGAAGTCTCGAAATTAGTGGGTCGAGAAACGGATCTTCGGTTGGAAGCCGAGTCCATGGAAAGAATGGCACGGTACTTCTCGGAAGAGCCGGATTATATTTTCCCGAAGATCACTTCCGAATGGAGTGGAAAAAGTGTTTTGACCGCCGAATTCGTGGAAGGGGTTCGTATCACCCAAGCGGCCGCTTTGAAAAAAGGCCAGGCGAAATCCAGGCCTGTAGATCTTCTGATACGAGCCTATATTCTCATGGTATTCGAGTTCCGGTTCTATCACGCCGATCCTCATCCGGGAAATATGATTTATACCGCCGACGAAAAATTATGCTTCATCGATTTCGGCGCCGTGGGAGAGATTCCTCCCAGCCAGGCACTTACGCTACGCAAAATTTTTCTCTGTGCGATGGCCAAGGACTACCCTGCCGTAGTGGAGGCCTTGGACGAGTTGGGACTCGTCTCTAAAAAGGCGGACCGGGACAAACTGGAAGAAGTCGTTCGCTATTCTTTGGAAAAACTTTCCCGATTTCTTTCCGATACGGATTCCTTCCGTAATATCAAGTTCGAGCAGATCCATACTCCGGAAGATCTGAAATTCCTGAAGGAGATCAATTCCAGTCTTCGGGAATTATTACGAATGGTACAATTGCCTACTTCTCTGATTCCCTTAGAACGTGTATTGGGGTTATTGGTAGGGGTTACGGCCACCTTAGATCCGTATCGGACGGTCTTGGATTATGGGGAGAAACCTTTTAAGAGCCTCGTAATGCAGGGAGAGAACCAATGGCAAAAGGTTTTGGTCCAAGAGGGCGGCATTTGGGGACAGGCGGTTTCCCTTCCCGGCGAGCTATTGCAGGCGGTAAAGAATCTAAACCGAGGTAAACAGGCTTATAAGTTACCCGATCTGGAAGCTCATACTAGAAAAATGTATTCTTTGGGTCATCAGATTCTTTCCGGGGCCTTCCTTCTATTCGGAATCCATTATGGTACCGATAGAATGGATAGGGGATTGGAGACCCAAGCCTGGTTCGGATACGGGGCCGCGATTTTCTTCGGAATCCTCCTTGCTCTATCCATATTAAGAAATAAATTCAGCACTAAAAGGAATCGTCAGTGA
- a CDS encoding lipoprotein signal peptidase, whose translation MKYFEKKFLEVYPPLFIFSVFLGTAIDLVTKYAAILYLRPHSPIEILGDFFRLTLTFNTGFVMGLFQGFPRTSLAMTAIAILVLIAYRWKNSDLGHPAGWALVMSGAFGNFLDKFFVKVIGSGAEFGFVENRYNGRYIGVVDFLDFDWPNWLFMERWPAFNFADSCVSVGLVLLILTMKIDEDKK comes from the coding sequence GTGAAATATTTCGAAAAGAAATTCTTAGAGGTCTATCCTCCCTTATTCATATTCAGCGTCTTTTTGGGAACAGCCATCGACCTCGTAACCAAATACGCGGCCATTTTATATCTAAGACCTCATAGTCCGATCGAAATCTTAGGGGATTTTTTCCGCCTGACGTTGACCTTCAACACCGGTTTCGTAATGGGATTGTTTCAGGGTTTTCCGAGAACCTCCTTGGCCATGACCGCGATCGCAATCCTAGTTTTGATCGCCTATCGTTGGAAGAATTCCGATCTGGGCCATCCCGCAGGCTGGGCTCTCGTAATGTCCGGAGCCTTCGGAAATTTTCTGGATAAGTTCTTCGTGAAGGTGATCGGTAGCGGAGCGGAATTCGGATTTGTGGAAAATCGCTATAACGGAAGATATATCGGGGTAGTGGACTTTTTGGATTTTGATTGGCCCAACTGGCTTTTTATGGAAAGATGGCCCGCTTTCAACTTTGCGGATTCCTGCGTAAGCGTAGGTCTCGTTCTTCTCATTCTTACAATGAAAATCGACGAGGATAAGAAATAG
- a CDS encoding cyclic nucleotide-binding domain-containing protein: protein MNFLQLPIWKKIIKKKGTSNPEIIRFLRETSVFGKLKRRTLHEIARLVHVRQYSEGEEIFRQGEAGAGFYMIFDGKVVIRSVRDGVELDLAHLDQHSFFGELSLFSEERRTATAVATEPSTLLGFFQPDLKEIIETKPKIGIEILLSLTGVVVERLQKTNQLLEKAYYKGKQKNA, encoded by the coding sequence TTGAACTTCCTACAGCTTCCTATTTGGAAAAAAATCATCAAGAAAAAGGGGACCTCCAATCCGGAGATCATCCGCTTTTTGAGAGAAACATCCGTTTTCGGAAAATTGAAACGTAGGACCTTGCACGAGATCGCCAGGCTCGTTCACGTTAGGCAATACTCCGAAGGCGAGGAAATTTTCCGACAAGGGGAGGCCGGTGCCGGTTTCTATATGATATTCGACGGTAAAGTGGTGATACGCTCCGTTCGTGACGGGGTGGAATTGGATCTGGCTCATCTGGATCAGCATTCCTTTTTCGGCGAGCTATCCCTATTTTCCGAGGAGAGAAGGACCGCTACCGCAGTAGCTACGGAACCGTCCACTCTGTTGGGGTTCTTTCAGCCCGATTTAAAAGAGATCATCGAAACCAAGCCTAAGATCGGGATCGAAATACTGTTGAGTCTTACGGGAGTCGTAGTAGAAAGACTCCAAAAGACGAATCAACTCCTGGAAAAAGCCTATTACAAAGGCAAACAGAAAAATGCCTGA
- a CDS encoding AI-2E family transporter: MPESNKPLSTYVIRIIFFFLVGCAIVFFALGLQLLVVPIALSLILFYIFNTSINYFESLGVPRLLSVAVLILLICLPIYLLVTEVAPPIVSTLQPIMKNWKQDMDDARFKYLVVGFQLKFNDYPASWEETIRPEELVKKAADMIHGEVNGLVSLIPTLIGYLVVTPLFTFLFLLNGNGVYKNLVSLIPNRYFEMTLMVTAKINEQITNYLRSLVIQSVIITVVSMIGFYAIGLKYFYIFAIFVGIANSIPYLGPIIGVVPPLFMTLTQGANIFHVNSINDGMGMYELMGAILIVILIAQAVDNFFVQPVIISDAVSLHPVIVVGAVTVGGSLLGIAGMLVAVPLAAILKVTIATLYRSMKDHKLL, encoded by the coding sequence ATGCCTGAATCCAATAAGCCTCTTTCTACCTACGTAATTCGCATCATTTTCTTTTTCCTGGTAGGATGCGCGATCGTCTTTTTCGCGCTAGGGCTTCAGCTTTTGGTCGTTCCGATCGCCTTATCCCTGATTCTATTCTATATCTTTAATACTTCCATCAATTACTTCGAGAGTCTAGGTGTGCCCAGGCTTTTATCGGTAGCAGTGCTGATTCTTCTCATCTGTCTTCCGATTTATCTTTTAGTAACCGAAGTCGCTCCTCCTATCGTTTCGACTCTTCAACCTATTATGAAGAATTGGAAACAGGATATGGACGATGCGCGGTTCAAATATCTGGTGGTCGGATTCCAGTTGAAGTTCAACGATTATCCCGCGAGTTGGGAAGAGACCATTCGCCCCGAAGAACTCGTAAAGAAAGCCGCGGATATGATTCATGGAGAAGTGAACGGCCTCGTTTCTTTGATACCAACTCTCATCGGATATTTGGTAGTGACTCCGCTTTTTACTTTCCTATTTCTTTTGAACGGAAACGGAGTTTATAAGAATCTGGTGAGTCTGATACCGAATCGATATTTCGAGATGACTCTTATGGTAACGGCTAAGATCAACGAGCAGATTACGAACTATTTGCGCAGCCTTGTGATACAGAGCGTGATTATCACCGTCGTATCCATGATAGGATTCTATGCGATCGGTCTGAAATATTTCTATATCTTCGCGATATTCGTAGGGATAGCGAATTCTATTCCTTATTTGGGCCCTATTATAGGAGTGGTTCCTCCTTTGTTCATGACTTTGACCCAGGGAGCGAATATCTTTCATGTAAACTCCATCAACGACGGGATGGGAATGTACGAACTCATGGGAGCGATCTTGATCGTAATTCTGATCGCTCAGGCTGTGGATAATTTCTTCGTCCAACCGGTCATTATCTCCGACGCGGTATCTTTGCATCCGGTGATCGTTGTAGGAGCGGTCACCGTAGGCGGAAGTCTTTTGGGAATCGCGGGAATGCTTGTAGCTGTACCGTTGGCCGCCATCCTAAAGGTTACGATAGCGACGCTTTACAGATCCATGAAGGATCATAAATTACTTTAG
- a CDS encoding cation acetate symporter, giving the protein MESSLGQPNFIAVLFFLVFVAFTLGITYWAAKRTKTSSEFYAAGRSVTGLQNGLALAGDFMSAASFLGISGMVALKGYDGIIYAVGWLVGWPALLFLIAEPLRNLGKYTFADVLAFRLKQKPIRIVAALGGILVTITYSIAQIVGSGKLINLMFGLPYELAVLLVGGVMLLYVLFGGMIATTWVQIIKAGLLLFGVTLLVFLSLSKFGFSLDNLYGAVEAKFGRTALEPGGFVSNPLDAVSLGLALMFGLLGLPHILMRFYTVANAKDARKSVAYATTFIGYFYIIIPIVGFAASVLIGREKIAAIDKGGNMAAALLAELLGGTPFLGFIAAVAFATILAVVAGLTLAAASTISHDLYFNVINDKASDKEQVSVARKATIAFGVIGILLGILFKDQNVAFLVGLAFAIAASGNFPALFLSIVWKNFSTAGSVASILIGSVSATVFIVLSPTVWTDIFKFQEAIFPLKNPAIVSMSLAFLSAFLFSKLFPDKGIVEKFEKEKVRVYLGVGAE; this is encoded by the coding sequence ATGGAATCCAGCCTCGGACAACCGAATTTTATCGCAGTCTTATTCTTCTTGGTATTCGTAGCCTTTACGTTAGGCATCACTTACTGGGCCGCCAAGAGAACCAAAACATCCAGCGAATTTTATGCGGCGGGCCGAAGCGTCACCGGCCTTCAAAACGGTCTAGCGCTTGCGGGAGATTTCATGTCTGCGGCTTCTTTCTTGGGAATCTCCGGAATGGTTGCTCTGAAAGGATACGACGGAATCATATACGCTGTAGGTTGGCTCGTAGGATGGCCGGCACTTCTATTTCTGATCGCCGAGCCTTTGCGTAATCTGGGAAAATATACCTTCGCGGACGTACTGGCCTTCCGATTGAAACAAAAACCCATTCGCATCGTGGCCGCCTTGGGAGGAATCCTAGTCACCATCACCTATTCCATCGCCCAAATCGTAGGTTCGGGAAAACTCATCAATCTCATGTTCGGGCTTCCCTACGAACTTGCGGTGCTTCTAGTCGGAGGAGTCATGCTTCTCTACGTATTATTCGGAGGCATGATCGCGACCACCTGGGTACAGATCATCAAGGCAGGCTTGCTCCTTTTCGGAGTCACCCTGCTCGTATTTCTTTCCCTTTCCAAATTCGGATTCAGCTTGGACAATCTTTACGGAGCCGTCGAGGCTAAGTTCGGCAGAACCGCCCTAGAGCCGGGAGGTTTCGTATCCAATCCTCTGGATGCGGTTTCATTAGGGCTCGCATTAATGTTCGGTTTATTAGGATTACCTCATATTCTAATGAGATTTTATACGGTCGCAAACGCCAAGGATGCCAGAAAATCCGTGGCCTACGCGACAACGTTTATCGGTTATTTCTATATCATCATTCCGATCGTAGGATTCGCAGCGTCCGTCCTGATCGGAAGGGAAAAAATCGCCGCCATAGACAAGGGCGGAAACATGGCAGCGGCCCTTCTCGCCGAACTTTTAGGCGGAACCCCGTTTTTAGGTTTCATCGCAGCGGTCGCTTTCGCAACGATCCTGGCCGTGGTCGCAGGTCTGACTCTGGCCGCCGCATCCACGATTTCTCACGACCTCTACTTCAACGTAATCAACGATAAAGCAAGCGACAAAGAACAAGTTTCCGTAGCGAGAAAAGCGACGATCGCTTTCGGTGTGATCGGAATTCTTTTAGGAATTCTTTTCAAAGATCAGAATGTGGCTTTCCTCGTGGGACTTGCATTCGCGATTGCCGCTAGCGGTAATTTTCCGGCTTTATTTCTTTCCATCGTTTGGAAGAATTTCAGCACTGCGGGAAGTGTCGCTTCGATTTTGATAGGATCCGTTTCGGCGACAGTATTCATAGTGCTTAGTCCGACGGTTTGGACGGATATATTCAAGTTCCAAGAGGCGATCTTCCCTCTTAAAAATCCCGCAATCGTCTCTATGAGCTTGGCTTTTCTTTCCGCCTTCTTATTCTCCAAATTATTTCCGGATAAGGGAATCGTGGAAAAATTCGAGAAGGAAAAAGTTCGGGTTTATTTAGGAGTGGGCGCGGAATAA
- a CDS encoding DUF485 domain-containing protein: MKLKAHQLIELPEFKKLVRTRWTFSFILLFLLFANYYGFILVIALDKESVTKRVGEFSNYGLFGGTFVILISWVLTITYVIWANRFYDREVNSLKEKLETEGGK; this comes from the coding sequence ATGAAGCTTAAGGCGCACCAACTCATCGAATTACCAGAATTCAAAAAATTAGTCCGCACCAGATGGACTTTCAGTTTTATACTCCTATTTTTGCTCTTTGCAAACTATTACGGTTTCATATTGGTTATCGCCTTGGATAAAGAGAGCGTCACCAAACGAGTTGGAGAATTTTCCAATTACGGATTATTCGGGGGAACTTTCGTAATATTGATTTCCTGGGTTCTCACGATAACTTACGTGATCTGGGCTAACCGTTTTTACGATCGAGAAGTAAACTCTCTCAAGGAAAAATTGGAAACGGAGGGAGGTAAATAA
- a CDS encoding STAS domain-containing protein, translating into MILKSLVRDNHLVLSVQEDILMDNSRDFYLEFEESIRDGYPPIVSFHLGLVKFIDSSGIGIIIKVRNQIRDHRGTVNIFGLNKSLHSVFRLSGLDRIVNLYTIEEFLEKYPDFKEFLTLD; encoded by the coding sequence ATGATTCTAAAAAGTCTGGTCCGAGATAACCACCTAGTACTCTCGGTTCAGGAAGATATCCTAATGGATAATTCCCGGGACTTCTACCTAGAATTCGAAGAAAGTATCCGAGACGGTTACCCCCCGATAGTGAGTTTTCACCTGGGCCTGGTAAAGTTCATCGATTCTTCCGGGATCGGAATCATAATTAAGGTCAGAAATCAAATCCGGGACCATCGTGGGACCGTTAATATATTCGGATTAAATAAGTCCCTACATTCGGTTTTTCGGCTTTCCGGACTGGATCGGATTGTAAATCTGTACACGATCGAGGAATTTTTGGAGAAATATCCGGACTTTAAGGAATTTCTGACTCTCGATTGA
- a CDS encoding LA_1326/LA_4305 family lipoprotein → MKFNLPFGTHRPSNAIRIVLLVLLALLLTDCYAYFFRKKVLRSESMGFFTIKPSTVDDFDAVNEDSPLEHPIQLDQARIKDYFGNLRYSKRSSVGYFADYVFSDHELDLLARDLPYALKNLPEDRLLLIISKYDDTQSVISFDEITSCILWASKGRINLLFGRIKRELVDKEASLDFDRWTRVETIKLSHTTDGTEISDGENVDFGVVEGLPLRKWVSFDMKNPGKYKFLPRKQYQPVKLTDENDRP, encoded by the coding sequence ATGAAATTTAACCTTCCGTTCGGAACTCACCGCCCTTCCAATGCGATCCGTATCGTTCTTCTCGTTTTATTAGCCCTTCTTTTGACCGATTGTTATGCGTATTTCTTTCGGAAAAAGGTTTTACGTTCCGAAAGTATGGGCTTCTTTACGATTAAGCCTTCCACAGTCGACGATTTCGATGCCGTAAACGAAGATTCTCCTCTGGAGCATCCGATACAATTGGATCAAGCCAGGATTAAGGATTATTTCGGTAATTTAAGATATTCGAAAAGATCTTCCGTGGGCTATTTTGCCGATTATGTTTTTTCGGACCATGAGCTGGATTTATTGGCGAGGGATCTTCCTTACGCCCTCAAAAATCTCCCCGAGGATCGACTCCTACTGATTATTTCCAAGTATGATGATACGCAGTCTGTAATTTCTTTCGACGAGATTACGAGCTGTATACTCTGGGCCTCGAAGGGGAGGATCAATCTGCTTTTCGGTAGGATCAAACGAGAGTTAGTCGACAAGGAAGCCTCCTTGGATTTCGACCGATGGACCCGAGTGGAGACGATTAAGTTATCCCACACCACCGACGGGACGGAAATTTCCGATGGGGAGAATGTGGACTTCGGAGTAGTGGAAGGTCTCCCTCTCCGAAAATGGGTCTCTTTCGATATGAAGAATCCTGGAAAATATAAATTCCTTCCCAGAAAGCAATATCAACCTGTTAAACTAACCGATGAGAACGACCGTCCCTAA
- the ileS gene encoding isoleucine--tRNA ligase — MKEEQKNPYSNTVILPQTDFPMKAGLATREPEQVKTWQAGKILRKMKEKRKGRPEFILHDGPPYANGNFHTGHALNKILKDMIVKSKFFAGFSTDMIPGWDCHGLPIEVQVLKNLGKKARETGPEELRKLCRAYAEEFVGKQGQDLSRFLCFWEEGRIYKTMSPEFEAKIVEVFGRLFEEGYVYRGKKPVYWCIELATAHAEAEIEYYPHKSPSIYVKFPVKGQEGKFCLIWTTTPWTLPANLAISFNPKFAYSFYRTPNGESLLLADGLKEAVEKAAEVQLTKAESVSQADLAKMVFRHPFLDQDSIPLFGEHVTLDAGTGAVHTAPGHGQDDYKVGLAAGLEPYSPVDDYGRYTDEFPMMKGIKVWDANPKIVELLREKGLLLHYSEFEHSYPHSWRSKKPLIFRATPQWFFQMDYKELREKSLEAIDKVSWIPNWGITRIRSMVETRPDWCLSRQRNWGVPIPAFICEECNETHLDAKSVKFFTELVREKGIEIWYSEPAKTLMPPDTKCGKCGSSSFRKGKDILDVWFDSGVSNFAVLEERGNEPPADLYLEGSDQHRGWFQSSLWPSMALRGIPPYKSVLTHGYVLDEQGRAMSKSLGNGIDPTTDIINVYGADILRLWVSSQDFRDDVRVGKERMKIIADNYRKIRNTFRYLLGNLAGHTPDQNLQPSELEEVDQYYLSRLAHLTEELRAHYENYQFHQVYQKLLLFCTVTLSQDYFEMIRDRMYCDRRDSKTRRSSCTALQYILETLCIYSAPILSFTSEEVWKENGKTDSVFLEEFPDLSSFKNGGLEEKFELALQARETVHKTLELARQAGKLGKSLEGAVELSHSENGKLQKDFSVHGLELIFTVSQVGFDKTDREILSEFSDEKFSVRVVRPSDPECPRCWRHPAEDRKDGLCKRCAEAVG, encoded by the coding sequence ATGAAAGAAGAACAAAAGAATCCATATTCAAATACCGTAATACTTCCTCAAACGGATTTCCCTATGAAGGCGGGACTCGCGACCCGCGAGCCGGAACAGGTCAAGACTTGGCAAGCCGGTAAAATCCTCCGCAAAATGAAGGAAAAAAGAAAGGGTCGTCCAGAATTCATTCTACATGACGGCCCGCCTTATGCGAACGGTAACTTCCATACCGGGCACGCTTTGAACAAGATTCTTAAGGACATGATCGTTAAGTCCAAATTCTTCGCAGGTTTCTCCACCGACATGATTCCCGGCTGGGATTGCCACGGTCTTCCCATCGAGGTCCAAGTATTAAAGAATTTAGGAAAAAAAGCCAGAGAGACGGGACCGGAAGAACTTCGGAAATTATGCAGAGCCTACGCAGAAGAATTCGTAGGTAAGCAAGGCCAGGATCTTTCCCGTTTCCTATGCTTCTGGGAAGAAGGTCGCATCTATAAGACGATGAGCCCCGAGTTCGAGGCCAAAATCGTGGAAGTATTCGGACGACTCTTCGAAGAAGGCTACGTTTACAGAGGAAAAAAACCGGTATATTGGTGTATTGAACTCGCCACTGCCCACGCGGAAGCGGAGATAGAATACTACCCTCATAAGTCCCCTTCCATCTATGTGAAGTTTCCCGTAAAAGGACAGGAAGGAAAATTCTGCCTGATCTGGACTACTACTCCATGGACTCTTCCTGCAAATCTCGCAATCAGCTTCAATCCGAAGTTTGCATATTCTTTTTATAGGACGCCTAACGGAGAATCGCTCCTTCTCGCGGACGGCTTAAAGGAAGCGGTCGAAAAGGCTGCGGAAGTGCAGCTCACCAAGGCCGAATCCGTTTCCCAAGCGGACCTTGCCAAAATGGTTTTCCGACATCCTTTCCTGGATCAGGATTCCATTCCCTTATTCGGAGAGCACGTAACTCTGGATGCGGGAACGGGAGCTGTACATACCGCCCCGGGGCACGGTCAGGACGACTATAAGGTCGGACTCGCAGCTGGCTTGGAACCCTACTCTCCTGTGGACGATTACGGTCGCTACACGGACGAATTCCCCATGATGAAAGGGATCAAAGTATGGGATGCAAATCCGAAAATCGTGGAGTTACTTCGCGAGAAGGGACTATTGCTGCATTATTCCGAATTCGAACACAGCTATCCTCATAGCTGGAGAAGCAAGAAGCCTCTTATCTTCCGCGCCACTCCTCAATGGTTCTTCCAAATGGACTATAAGGAACTGCGCGAAAAATCTCTCGAGGCGATAGACAAGGTTTCCTGGATCCCTAACTGGGGAATCACAAGAATCCGGTCCATGGTGGAAACCAGACCCGATTGGTGTCTTTCCAGACAAAGAAACTGGGGAGTACCTATCCCCGCATTTATTTGCGAAGAATGTAACGAAACCCATCTAGATGCAAAATCCGTAAAATTCTTCACGGAGCTCGTCCGCGAGAAAGGGATCGAGATTTGGTATAGCGAACCTGCGAAAACTCTCATGCCTCCCGATACGAAATGCGGTAAATGCGGGTCTTCCTCCTTCCGAAAAGGAAAAGATATTTTGGATGTCTGGTTCGACTCAGGCGTTTCCAATTTCGCCGTCCTGGAAGAAAGAGGAAACGAACCTCCGGCAGATCTGTATCTGGAAGGTTCGGACCAACATAGAGGTTGGTTCCAATCCAGTCTCTGGCCTTCCATGGCGTTACGAGGTATTCCTCCCTATAAATCGGTTCTTACCCACGGTTACGTTTTGGACGAGCAAGGTAGAGCCATGTCCAAGTCCTTAGGTAACGGTATCGATCCTACCACCGATATCATAAACGTTTACGGTGCTGACATTCTCCGTCTTTGGGTTAGCTCCCAGGATTTCCGCGACGATGTTAGAGTGGGAAAAGAGAGAATGAAGATCATTGCGGATAATTATCGCAAGATCCGCAACACCTTCCGCTATCTTTTAGGAAACCTAGCAGGACATACTCCGGATCAGAATCTGCAGCCTTCCGAATTGGAAGAAGTGGATCAGTATTATCTGTCCAGATTGGCGCATCTAACGGAGGAACTGAGAGCCCATTACGAGAATTATCAGTTCCATCAAGTGTATCAGAAATTGCTATTATTCTGTACGGTGACTCTTTCCCAAGATTATTTCGAGATGATCCGCGATAGAATGTACTGCGACCGCAGGGATTCCAAGACCAGACGTTCCTCCTGCACGGCGTTGCAATACATTCTGGAAACATTATGCATCTATTCTGCTCCCATCCTGAGCTTCACTTCGGAAGAAGTATGGAAGGAAAATGGAAAAACAGACTCTGTCTTCTTGGAAGAATTCCCGGATCTTTCCTCATTCAAAAACGGCGGATTGGAAGAAAAATTCGAACTTGCACTGCAAGCAAGGGAAACCGTACACAAAACCCTGGAATTGGCAAGACAGGCCGGAAAATTGGGAAAATCCTTGGAAGGAGCCGTGGAACTTTCGCATTCCGAAAACGGAAAACTCCAGAAAGATTTCTCCGTCCACGGTCTTGAACTGATCTTTACGGTTTCCCAGGTGGGGTTCGACAAAACGGATCGCGAAATTCTTTCCGAATTTTCCGACGAAAAATTCTCCGTCAGAGTGGTTCGTCCATCGGATCCGGAATGCCCACGTTGCTGGAGGCATCCTGCGGAAGATAGAAAAGACGGTCTTTGCAAGCGCTGCGCGGAAGCGGTCGGCTAA
- a CDS encoding leucine-rich repeat domain-containing protein, which yields MNSKFTILATLLILLSLLFWDCRKSNQEILESAAKNPSSIEKLDLGIGKLGTVPDILFSFPNLKWLDIRMNELHSLPENAGDWTNLEYLNIFGNDISELPESFRKLPHLKVFFAGTNDFVGIPPQLVGPPIQAVYLDQNKITLSESDIDTISSMPTLEVLDLARNRTIVSFPKNLGFLASHPKLRTLILKETGLKPSQVQKAKELLPKLKIEF from the coding sequence ATGAATTCAAAATTCACGATTCTTGCAACGCTTCTTATTCTCCTTTCTTTGCTATTCTGGGATTGTAGAAAATCGAACCAAGAAATTTTAGAGTCGGCCGCCAAGAACCCTTCCTCCATCGAAAAGTTAGATTTAGGGATCGGAAAACTCGGGACGGTTCCGGATATATTATTCAGCTTTCCGAATCTGAAGTGGCTGGATATAAGAATGAACGAACTTCATTCTTTGCCGGAAAACGCAGGAGATTGGACTAATTTAGAATATTTGAATATATTCGGAAACGATATATCCGAACTTCCGGAATCCTTCCGCAAACTCCCTCATCTGAAGGTATTCTTCGCGGGGACAAACGATTTCGTCGGAATTCCTCCCCAATTGGTCGGCCCGCCGATCCAGGCAGTTTATTTGGATCAGAATAAGATAACTCTAAGCGAGTCCGATATAGATACGATTTCCTCCATGCCGACTCTCGAAGTATTGGATCTGGCCAGAAACCGAACCATAGTGTCTTTCCCTAAAAATTTGGGCTTCTTGGCGAGTCATCCGAAACTAAGAACCCTAATATTGAAGGAAACCGGCCTGAAACCTTCGCAGGTGCAAAAAGCCAAGGAATTGCTTCCGAAACTGAAGATCGAATTTTAG